ATGACAGTCCAGCCGCCGCGTTCTGGGTGATCAAACATGGCATCAAGGCCACTGGCATGCCGGCCTGGGGCAAGAGCATGGGTGACCCGTATATCTGGGGCATGGTCGCATTCCTCAACCAGTTGCCGAAAATGGATGCCCAGCAATATCAAGCGCTGGTTGCATCGAGCGGTGGTCACGAGCATGGCGGTGGTGAGACCCAGATGCATAACCACGAAGGCCAGCATGGCAGCGCCAAGTCGGATCATCATGCCGAGCCTGAAGCTGCAACAGATCATCATGCTCCAGATAGCCCAAAAGCGAACGCTAGTGCCAGTCATCATGGCGATTCGGCGAAGAGTACGGATCATCACGCAGCCGATATGACGCCATCAGATAGCGGTGCAGGCCACCATGCGGCGGATGCTCAGGGTGGCGCTGATCATCACACCACAGAGCCAACTCAACAGGAGCAGGCCCCGACCACCGCGCCCAAAAACCACACCCATGCCGACGGTAAGGAGCACCTTCATGACAGCTAAACGTAAAGGCGCGCGAGTGGCGATGCTGGCAGCCTTGTTTATGACCTCAGCCGTTCATTCAGCTGATGCCCTGACAATCGACGTTCACCGTGATGCAAATTGCGGATGCTGCAAAAAGTGGATCTCGCACCTGGAAGCGAGCGGCTTCAACGTCATCGACCATGTCGAGCGCGACATGACCTCGGTGAAGCAACGACTCGGCGTTGCACCGCGACTGGCGTCCTGCCATACCGCCGTAATCGACGGCAAGTTTGTCGAGGGGCATGTGCCAGCGGCGCAAATAATCGAGCTGTCCAAGCGCAATGACCTGGCCGGCATCGCCGTTCCTGGCATGCCGGCAGGCTCGCCAGGTATGGAGGTTGGTGGTGCTCAGCACGCCTATCAAGTGATCGGCTTGACCAAGACCGGTGCTGACCAAATTATTGCCGACTACCCCGCGAAGTAACCCCCACTAAAACCGAGGCCTCACACCTTGATAAATGGGGCCTCGGGGTCATGATTGCCCAGGCATGCGGCCTCTTTTCACACCCTGCCAATATCGCCTACGACTGACCACGCAATTAGTCGCTATACATCCATATAAAAAGGCGTCCGAGGCTAACTAGAGCTATCTCCAAACCAAAGAAGCCTTAATGGAGACAGCAGCCGATAACGTTTAAACATGACTCCTGGCCATTTTTACGGCCTGCAATTTAACTAGCCATGCACCAAAGACCTTGGTCGACTTGGCCCCACCGCGCACGCTGGTTAAGCTGCTGACCTTTTGCCCGAGCCTTTGCCATGCCTGTTTCCGAGATTGTGCTGCTGGTACTTGCCGGTTTTGCCGCTGGCGGCATGAATGCCCTGGCGGGTGGCGGCACGTTCTTCTCCTTTCCGGCGCTGCTCGCGGCAGGCCTGCCTCCGGTGACCGCCAACGCCACCAATGCTGTGGCGTTATGGCCGGCCAGCCTGGCTGGAGCCTGGGCGGCGCGCGCTTCGCTACGCCCACTCGGCCGCTATTTACTGCCGTTGCTGGTTGCCGGCCTGGCGGGCGGCTTGCTCGGTGGGCTGCTGTTGCTGGTGGGCGGCGATGCGGTATTTGCCACCCTGATTCCCTGGCTGCTGCTGGCTGCCACCGCGCTGTTTGCCGCCAGCCCCTGGCTGAGTCGCTGGCTGGCAGCCCGTCGCGCCGAGGCGGCACAACCGCCGCACAGCCCGTTGTCATTGGCCGCACATATCGGCGTATCGATCTATGGCGGCTACTTCGGCGCCGGCATGGGTATTCTGCAACTGGCAGCGTTCTCCATCGAAGGCCATCCACTGGCCCGCGCCAATGCCCTCAAGAACCTGATTTCGG
Above is a genomic segment from Pseudomonas leptonychotis containing:
- a CDS encoding c-type cytochrome translates to MKKTIKTLVAASVVGSMAVGAVAYLGLINVGADDPHFPAVHAFLTMARDRSIEVRSKDIEVPNLNDEALIKAGAGNYNSMCIGCHLAPGVAETELSQALYPAPPNLAKMGIDDSPAAAFWVIKHGIKATGMPAWGKSMGDPYIWGMVAFLNQLPKMDAQQYQALVASSGGHEHGGGETQMHNHEGQHGSAKSDHHAEPEAATDHHAPDSPKANASASHHGDSAKSTDHHAADMTPSDSGAGHHAADAQGGADHHTTEPTQQEQAPTTAPKNHTHADGKEHLHDS
- a CDS encoding DUF411 domain-containing protein, which translates into the protein MTAKRKGARVAMLAALFMTSAVHSADALTIDVHRDANCGCCKKWISHLEASGFNVIDHVERDMTSVKQRLGVAPRLASCHTAVIDGKFVEGHVPAAQIIELSKRNDLAGIAVPGMPAGSPGMEVGGAQHAYQVIGLTKTGADQIIADYPAK
- a CDS encoding sulfite exporter TauE/SafE family protein, which gives rise to MPVSEIVLLVLAGFAAGGMNALAGGGTFFSFPALLAAGLPPVTANATNAVALWPASLAGAWAARASLRPLGRYLLPLLVAGLAGGLLGGLLLLVGGDAVFATLIPWLLLAATALFAASPWLSRWLAARRAEAAQPPHSPLSLAAHIGVSIYGGYFGAGMGILQLAAFSIEGHPLARANALKNLISAVIYSVATATFIIAGRVSWYELVILLVGATVGGYVGGALGQRLPAKLLRILVISVGSGMTLYYFWATYFAQ